One region of Mugil cephalus isolate CIBA_MC_2020 chromosome 17, CIBA_Mcephalus_1.1, whole genome shotgun sequence genomic DNA includes:
- the LOC125024228 gene encoding ensconsin-like isoform X3, protein MPGSIPSMAVQKKQSVIPPSQGPIPTRTVEIQRRGNRTEKPGENDCRTTNPVNKSAKTCNTATARANAAANGPNVDDRLKAARERREEHQKLIASRELGRLEREARARRYYEQQLQERKKKLLEQRLKEERRRAAVEEKRKQRLKEEKERYESALRRTMEKSQRAQQNLSLNSRGRKLTKYAPRRLPLTTWEKNLVTRLLTPTCSYLARSKSAACQSGEEVSFHSMNTTTTTTTTNNNNNSTTHKPQHRSNSVHRKPSASPSSYKSKHVVISVPQIKAAGQQDPVRKSSNIRSTAVKTGAKPAPLSRTASPSPERNAQRSISRHPTPLQIELPSVPEEDVAVCRSALSPGNSRPVRTSDEGQREKPREENPPETPRSNLPDSEKEALTRTAGDGSPSKMPPHSTPQVSEVRRPSAGTTDPEQASRLLAERRREARLQREKEEQERLQREEAERRSREDLELKRAEERARQNAEAQRLIEEKRRREEEEHRRAEEERAEAMREAALLQKQREEELAKERARAEQMKQEREVLAKKEEAERQVRKKRLEEIMRRTRRTDSPDTKSVPTRILANEAQPKENTVPVHNGAIDAIKLPVGTKTTQLGLNNEEDMVPVVAFKERRSLRTLSGLEEIQTHQRAEVI, encoded by the exons ATGCCAGGCTCAATACCTAGCATGGCTGTGCAGAAGAAACAGAGTGTCATCCCTCCATCGCAGGGACCCATTCCTACACGTACCGTCGAGATCCAAAGGAGGGGAAACAGAACTGAAAAACCCGGAG AGAATGACTGCAGAACAACAAATCCCGTCAACAAGTCTGCAAAAACCTGCAACACGGCTACTGCACGGGCCAATGCCG CAGCTAACGGACCAAACGTCGATGATAGGCTGAAAGCAGCccgagaaagaagagaggagcacCAGAAGTTGATCG CCTCTCGAGAGCTGGGCAGGTTGGAGCGGGAGGCGCGGGCCAGGCGTTACTACGAGCAACAACTGCAGGAACGCAAGAAGAAACTCCTGGAGCAGAGGCtcaaggaggagaggaggcgcgCTGCGGTGGAAGAGAAGCGCAAGCAGaggctgaaagaggagaaa GAGCGATATGAATCTGCCCTGCGTAGGACGATGGAGAAGAGCCAAAGGGCCCAACAAAACCTGTCTCTAAACTCAAGAGGAAGGAAGCTCACCAAATATG CTCCACGTCGCTTGCCACTGACAACATGGGAGAAGAATCTGGTCACCCGCCTCCTCACCCCCACATGCTCTTATCTGGCCAGAAGCAAGAGTGCTGCATGTCAGTCAGGAGAAGAAG TTTCATTCCACTCCATgaataccaccaccaccaccaccaccaccaacaacaacaacaacagcaccactCACAAACCGCAGCACCGCTCTAACTCAGTCCACCGGAAGCCATCTGCCTCTCCCAGCTCCTACAAAAGCAAGCACGTGGTCATCAGTGTGCCTCAG ATCAAAGCAGCAGGTCAGCAAGATCCTGTCAGGAAGAGCTCAAACATTAGATCGACTGCCGTCAAAACCGGTGCAAAACCAGCTCCGCTAAGCAGAACAGCCTCCCCTTCGCCGGAGCG AAATGCCCAAAGATCAATTAGCAGACATCCAACCCCGCTGCAGATTGAGCTCCCATCTGTCCCCGAGGAAGATGTTGCCGTTTGTAGATCAGCCCTCTCTCCGGGTAACTCGAGGCCTGTCAGGACATCAGACGAAGGTCAGCGAGAGAAACCGAGGGAAGAAAATCCACCGGAGACTCCGCGTTCGAACTTGCCTGACAGTGAGAAAGAGGCTTTAACCAGAACAGCGGGAGATGGAA GTCCTTCCAAAATGCCCCCTCACTCAACTCCGCAAGTGTCTGAAGTCAGGCGGCCCTCAGCTGGGACCACGGACCCGGAGCAGGCCTCGCGTCTCCTggctgaaaggaggagagaggcccGACTACAGcgggagaaagaggagcaggagcgtctgcagagagaagaggcCGAGCG GCGTAGCCGCGAGGACCTGGAGCTCAAGAGGGCAGAGGAGCGAGCGCGACAGAATGCCGAAGCTCAGCGTCTCatagaggagaagaggagaagggaggaagaggagcacaggCGAGCTGAGGAAGAGAGGGCCGAGGCTATGAGGGAAGCCGCCCTCCTGCAGAAACAA agagaggaggagctagCCAAAGAGAGGGCGCGAGCAGAGCAGATGAAGCAGGAGCGAGAGGTACTCGCgaagaaagaggaggcagaACGCCAAGTGAGAAAAAAG cGACTTGAGGAAATCATGCGGAGAACCAGAAGGACAGATTCTCCAGATACG AAATCTGTGCCGACGAGGATCCTGGCTAACGAAGCCCAGCCAAAGGAAAACACGGTGCCTGTGCACAATGGAGCGATAGATGCCATCAAGCTCCCGGTGGGGACTAAAACCACACAGCTGGGCCTGAACAATGAGGAGGACATGGTGCCTGTCGTGGCCTTCAAAGAACGCAGGTCTCTCAGAACGCTCAGCGGCCTGGAGGAAATCCAGACGCACCAGCGAGCAG agGTCATCTGA
- the LOC125024228 gene encoding ensconsin-like isoform X4, whose product MPGSIPSMAVQKKQSVIPPSQGPIPTRTVEIQRRGNRTEKPGENDCRTTNPVNKSAKTCNTATARANAAANGPNVDDRLKAARERREEHQKLIASRELGRLEREARARRYYEQQLQERKKKLLEQRLKEERRRAAVEEKRKQRLKEEKERYESALRRTMEKSQRAQQNLSLNSRGRKLTKYVSFHSMNTTTTTTTTNNNNNSTTHKPQHRSNSVHRKPSASPSSYKSKHVVISVPQIKAAGQQDPVRKSSNIRSTAVKTGAKPAPLSRTASPSPERNAQRSISRHPTPLQIELPSVPEEDVAVCRSALSPGNSRPVRTSDEGQREKPREENPPETPRSNLPDSEKEALTRTAGDGSPSKMPPHSTPQVSEVRRPSAGTTDPEQASRLLAERRREARLQREKEEQERLQREEAERRSREDLELKRAEERARQNAEAQRLIEEKRRREEEEHRRAEEERAEAMREAALLQKQREEELAKERARAEQMKQEREVLAKKEEAERQVRKKRLEEIMRRTRRTDSPDTKSVPTRILANEAQPKENTVPVHNGAIDAIKLPVGTKTTQLGLNNEEDMVPVVAFKERRSLRTLSGLEEIQTHQRAEVI is encoded by the exons ATGCCAGGCTCAATACCTAGCATGGCTGTGCAGAAGAAACAGAGTGTCATCCCTCCATCGCAGGGACCCATTCCTACACGTACCGTCGAGATCCAAAGGAGGGGAAACAGAACTGAAAAACCCGGAG AGAATGACTGCAGAACAACAAATCCCGTCAACAAGTCTGCAAAAACCTGCAACACGGCTACTGCACGGGCCAATGCCG CAGCTAACGGACCAAACGTCGATGATAGGCTGAAAGCAGCccgagaaagaagagaggagcacCAGAAGTTGATCG CCTCTCGAGAGCTGGGCAGGTTGGAGCGGGAGGCGCGGGCCAGGCGTTACTACGAGCAACAACTGCAGGAACGCAAGAAGAAACTCCTGGAGCAGAGGCtcaaggaggagaggaggcgcgCTGCGGTGGAAGAGAAGCGCAAGCAGaggctgaaagaggagaaa GAGCGATATGAATCTGCCCTGCGTAGGACGATGGAGAAGAGCCAAAGGGCCCAACAAAACCTGTCTCTAAACTCAAGAGGAAGGAAGCTCACCAAATATG TTTCATTCCACTCCATgaataccaccaccaccaccaccaccaccaacaacaacaacaacagcaccactCACAAACCGCAGCACCGCTCTAACTCAGTCCACCGGAAGCCATCTGCCTCTCCCAGCTCCTACAAAAGCAAGCACGTGGTCATCAGTGTGCCTCAG ATCAAAGCAGCAGGTCAGCAAGATCCTGTCAGGAAGAGCTCAAACATTAGATCGACTGCCGTCAAAACCGGTGCAAAACCAGCTCCGCTAAGCAGAACAGCCTCCCCTTCGCCGGAGCG AAATGCCCAAAGATCAATTAGCAGACATCCAACCCCGCTGCAGATTGAGCTCCCATCTGTCCCCGAGGAAGATGTTGCCGTTTGTAGATCAGCCCTCTCTCCGGGTAACTCGAGGCCTGTCAGGACATCAGACGAAGGTCAGCGAGAGAAACCGAGGGAAGAAAATCCACCGGAGACTCCGCGTTCGAACTTGCCTGACAGTGAGAAAGAGGCTTTAACCAGAACAGCGGGAGATGGAA GTCCTTCCAAAATGCCCCCTCACTCAACTCCGCAAGTGTCTGAAGTCAGGCGGCCCTCAGCTGGGACCACGGACCCGGAGCAGGCCTCGCGTCTCCTggctgaaaggaggagagaggcccGACTACAGcgggagaaagaggagcaggagcgtctgcagagagaagaggcCGAGCG GCGTAGCCGCGAGGACCTGGAGCTCAAGAGGGCAGAGGAGCGAGCGCGACAGAATGCCGAAGCTCAGCGTCTCatagaggagaagaggagaagggaggaagaggagcacaggCGAGCTGAGGAAGAGAGGGCCGAGGCTATGAGGGAAGCCGCCCTCCTGCAGAAACAA agagaggaggagctagCCAAAGAGAGGGCGCGAGCAGAGCAGATGAAGCAGGAGCGAGAGGTACTCGCgaagaaagaggaggcagaACGCCAAGTGAGAAAAAAG cGACTTGAGGAAATCATGCGGAGAACCAGAAGGACAGATTCTCCAGATACG AAATCTGTGCCGACGAGGATCCTGGCTAACGAAGCCCAGCCAAAGGAAAACACGGTGCCTGTGCACAATGGAGCGATAGATGCCATCAAGCTCCCGGTGGGGACTAAAACCACACAGCTGGGCCTGAACAATGAGGAGGACATGGTGCCTGTCGTGGCCTTCAAAGAACGCAGGTCTCTCAGAACGCTCAGCGGCCTGGAGGAAATCCAGACGCACCAGCGAGCAG agGTCATCTGA
- the LOC125024228 gene encoding ensconsin-like isoform X5 — MPGSIPSMAVQKKQSVIPPSQGPIPTRTVEIQRRGNRTEKPGENDCRTTNPVNKSAKTCNTATARANAAANGPNVDDRLKAARERREEHQKLIASRELGRLEREARARRYYEQQLQERKKKLLEQRLKEERRRAAVEEKRKQRLKEEKERYESALRRTMEKSQRAQQNLSLNSRGRKLTKYAPRRLPLTTWEKNLVTRLLTPTCSYLARSKSAACQSGEEVVHVCRRAVSFHSMNTTTTTTTTNNNNNSTTHKPQHRSNSVHRKPSASPSSYKSKHVVISVPQIKAAGQQDPVRKSSNIRSTAVKTGAKPAPLSRTASPSPERNAQRSISRHPTPLQIELPSVPEEDVAVCRSALSPGNSRPVRTSDEGQREKPREENPPETPRSNLPDSEKEALTRTAGDGSPSKMPPHSTPQVSEVRRPSAGTTDPEQASRLLAERRREARLQREKEEQERLQREEAERRSREDLELKRAEERARQNAEAQRLIEEKRRREEEEHRRAEEERAEAMREAALLQKQREEELAKERARAEQMKQEREVLAKKEEAERQVRKKAT, encoded by the exons ATGCCAGGCTCAATACCTAGCATGGCTGTGCAGAAGAAACAGAGTGTCATCCCTCCATCGCAGGGACCCATTCCTACACGTACCGTCGAGATCCAAAGGAGGGGAAACAGAACTGAAAAACCCGGAG AGAATGACTGCAGAACAACAAATCCCGTCAACAAGTCTGCAAAAACCTGCAACACGGCTACTGCACGGGCCAATGCCG CAGCTAACGGACCAAACGTCGATGATAGGCTGAAAGCAGCccgagaaagaagagaggagcacCAGAAGTTGATCG CCTCTCGAGAGCTGGGCAGGTTGGAGCGGGAGGCGCGGGCCAGGCGTTACTACGAGCAACAACTGCAGGAACGCAAGAAGAAACTCCTGGAGCAGAGGCtcaaggaggagaggaggcgcgCTGCGGTGGAAGAGAAGCGCAAGCAGaggctgaaagaggagaaa GAGCGATATGAATCTGCCCTGCGTAGGACGATGGAGAAGAGCCAAAGGGCCCAACAAAACCTGTCTCTAAACTCAAGAGGAAGGAAGCTCACCAAATATG CTCCACGTCGCTTGCCACTGACAACATGGGAGAAGAATCTGGTCACCCGCCTCCTCACCCCCACATGCTCTTATCTGGCCAGAAGCAAGAGTGCTGCATGTCAGTCAGGAGAAGAAG TTGTCCATGTTTGTCGTCGTGCAGTTTCATTCCACTCCATgaataccaccaccaccaccaccaccaccaacaacaacaacaacagcaccactCACAAACCGCAGCACCGCTCTAACTCAGTCCACCGGAAGCCATCTGCCTCTCCCAGCTCCTACAAAAGCAAGCACGTGGTCATCAGTGTGCCTCAG ATCAAAGCAGCAGGTCAGCAAGATCCTGTCAGGAAGAGCTCAAACATTAGATCGACTGCCGTCAAAACCGGTGCAAAACCAGCTCCGCTAAGCAGAACAGCCTCCCCTTCGCCGGAGCG AAATGCCCAAAGATCAATTAGCAGACATCCAACCCCGCTGCAGATTGAGCTCCCATCTGTCCCCGAGGAAGATGTTGCCGTTTGTAGATCAGCCCTCTCTCCGGGTAACTCGAGGCCTGTCAGGACATCAGACGAAGGTCAGCGAGAGAAACCGAGGGAAGAAAATCCACCGGAGACTCCGCGTTCGAACTTGCCTGACAGTGAGAAAGAGGCTTTAACCAGAACAGCGGGAGATGGAA GTCCTTCCAAAATGCCCCCTCACTCAACTCCGCAAGTGTCTGAAGTCAGGCGGCCCTCAGCTGGGACCACGGACCCGGAGCAGGCCTCGCGTCTCCTggctgaaaggaggagagaggcccGACTACAGcgggagaaagaggagcaggagcgtctgcagagagaagaggcCGAGCG GCGTAGCCGCGAGGACCTGGAGCTCAAGAGGGCAGAGGAGCGAGCGCGACAGAATGCCGAAGCTCAGCGTCTCatagaggagaagaggagaagggaggaagaggagcacaggCGAGCTGAGGAAGAGAGGGCCGAGGCTATGAGGGAAGCCGCCCTCCTGCAGAAACAA agagaggaggagctagCCAAAGAGAGGGCGCGAGCAGAGCAGATGAAGCAGGAGCGAGAGGTACTCGCgaagaaagaggaggcagaACGCCAAGTGAGAAAAAA agcGACTTGA
- the LOC125024228 gene encoding ensconsin-like isoform X1 — translation MPGSIPSMAVQKKQSVIPPSQGPIPTRTVEIQRRGNRTEKPGENDCRTTNPVNKSAKTCNTATARANAAANGPNVDDRLKAARERREEHQKLIASRELGRLEREARARRYYEQQLQERKKKLLEQRLKEERRRAAVEEKRKQRLKEEKERYESALRRTMEKSQRAQQNLSLNSRGRKLTKYAPRRLPLTTWEKNLVTRLLTPTCSYLARSKSAACQSGEEVVHVCRRAVSFHSMNTTTTTTTTNNNNNSTTHKPQHRSNSVHRKPSASPSSYKSKHVVISVPQIKAAGQQDPVRKSSNIRSTAVKTGAKPAPLSRTASPSPERNAQRSISRHPTPLQIELPSVPEEDVAVCRSALSPGNSRPVRTSDEGQREKPREENPPETPRSNLPDSEKEALTRTAGDGSPSKMPPHSTPQVSEVRRPSAGTTDPEQASRLLAERRREARLQREKEEQERLQREEAERRSREDLELKRAEERARQNAEAQRLIEEKRRREEEEHRRAEEERAEAMREAALLQKQREEELAKERARAEQMKQEREVLAKKEEAERQVRKKRLEEIMRRTRRTDSPDTKSVPTRILANEAQPKENTVPVHNGAIDAIKLPVGTKTTQLGLNNEEDMVPVVAFKERRSLRTLSGLEEIQTHQRAEVI, via the exons ATGCCAGGCTCAATACCTAGCATGGCTGTGCAGAAGAAACAGAGTGTCATCCCTCCATCGCAGGGACCCATTCCTACACGTACCGTCGAGATCCAAAGGAGGGGAAACAGAACTGAAAAACCCGGAG AGAATGACTGCAGAACAACAAATCCCGTCAACAAGTCTGCAAAAACCTGCAACACGGCTACTGCACGGGCCAATGCCG CAGCTAACGGACCAAACGTCGATGATAGGCTGAAAGCAGCccgagaaagaagagaggagcacCAGAAGTTGATCG CCTCTCGAGAGCTGGGCAGGTTGGAGCGGGAGGCGCGGGCCAGGCGTTACTACGAGCAACAACTGCAGGAACGCAAGAAGAAACTCCTGGAGCAGAGGCtcaaggaggagaggaggcgcgCTGCGGTGGAAGAGAAGCGCAAGCAGaggctgaaagaggagaaa GAGCGATATGAATCTGCCCTGCGTAGGACGATGGAGAAGAGCCAAAGGGCCCAACAAAACCTGTCTCTAAACTCAAGAGGAAGGAAGCTCACCAAATATG CTCCACGTCGCTTGCCACTGACAACATGGGAGAAGAATCTGGTCACCCGCCTCCTCACCCCCACATGCTCTTATCTGGCCAGAAGCAAGAGTGCTGCATGTCAGTCAGGAGAAGAAG TTGTCCATGTTTGTCGTCGTGCAGTTTCATTCCACTCCATgaataccaccaccaccaccaccaccaccaacaacaacaacaacagcaccactCACAAACCGCAGCACCGCTCTAACTCAGTCCACCGGAAGCCATCTGCCTCTCCCAGCTCCTACAAAAGCAAGCACGTGGTCATCAGTGTGCCTCAG ATCAAAGCAGCAGGTCAGCAAGATCCTGTCAGGAAGAGCTCAAACATTAGATCGACTGCCGTCAAAACCGGTGCAAAACCAGCTCCGCTAAGCAGAACAGCCTCCCCTTCGCCGGAGCG AAATGCCCAAAGATCAATTAGCAGACATCCAACCCCGCTGCAGATTGAGCTCCCATCTGTCCCCGAGGAAGATGTTGCCGTTTGTAGATCAGCCCTCTCTCCGGGTAACTCGAGGCCTGTCAGGACATCAGACGAAGGTCAGCGAGAGAAACCGAGGGAAGAAAATCCACCGGAGACTCCGCGTTCGAACTTGCCTGACAGTGAGAAAGAGGCTTTAACCAGAACAGCGGGAGATGGAA GTCCTTCCAAAATGCCCCCTCACTCAACTCCGCAAGTGTCTGAAGTCAGGCGGCCCTCAGCTGGGACCACGGACCCGGAGCAGGCCTCGCGTCTCCTggctgaaaggaggagagaggcccGACTACAGcgggagaaagaggagcaggagcgtctgcagagagaagaggcCGAGCG GCGTAGCCGCGAGGACCTGGAGCTCAAGAGGGCAGAGGAGCGAGCGCGACAGAATGCCGAAGCTCAGCGTCTCatagaggagaagaggagaagggaggaagaggagcacaggCGAGCTGAGGAAGAGAGGGCCGAGGCTATGAGGGAAGCCGCCCTCCTGCAGAAACAA agagaggaggagctagCCAAAGAGAGGGCGCGAGCAGAGCAGATGAAGCAGGAGCGAGAGGTACTCGCgaagaaagaggaggcagaACGCCAAGTGAGAAAAAAG cGACTTGAGGAAATCATGCGGAGAACCAGAAGGACAGATTCTCCAGATACG AAATCTGTGCCGACGAGGATCCTGGCTAACGAAGCCCAGCCAAAGGAAAACACGGTGCCTGTGCACAATGGAGCGATAGATGCCATCAAGCTCCCGGTGGGGACTAAAACCACACAGCTGGGCCTGAACAATGAGGAGGACATGGTGCCTGTCGTGGCCTTCAAAGAACGCAGGTCTCTCAGAACGCTCAGCGGCCTGGAGGAAATCCAGACGCACCAGCGAGCAG agGTCATCTGA
- the LOC125024228 gene encoding ensconsin-like isoform X2, protein MPGSIPSMAVQKKQSVIPPSQGPIPTRTVEIQRRGNRTEKPGENDCRTTNPVNKSAKTCNTATARANAANGPNVDDRLKAARERREEHQKLIASRELGRLEREARARRYYEQQLQERKKKLLEQRLKEERRRAAVEEKRKQRLKEEKERYESALRRTMEKSQRAQQNLSLNSRGRKLTKYAPRRLPLTTWEKNLVTRLLTPTCSYLARSKSAACQSGEEVVHVCRRAVSFHSMNTTTTTTTTNNNNNSTTHKPQHRSNSVHRKPSASPSSYKSKHVVISVPQIKAAGQQDPVRKSSNIRSTAVKTGAKPAPLSRTASPSPERNAQRSISRHPTPLQIELPSVPEEDVAVCRSALSPGNSRPVRTSDEGQREKPREENPPETPRSNLPDSEKEALTRTAGDGSPSKMPPHSTPQVSEVRRPSAGTTDPEQASRLLAERRREARLQREKEEQERLQREEAERRSREDLELKRAEERARQNAEAQRLIEEKRRREEEEHRRAEEERAEAMREAALLQKQREEELAKERARAEQMKQEREVLAKKEEAERQVRKKRLEEIMRRTRRTDSPDTKSVPTRILANEAQPKENTVPVHNGAIDAIKLPVGTKTTQLGLNNEEDMVPVVAFKERRSLRTLSGLEEIQTHQRAEVI, encoded by the exons ATGCCAGGCTCAATACCTAGCATGGCTGTGCAGAAGAAACAGAGTGTCATCCCTCCATCGCAGGGACCCATTCCTACACGTACCGTCGAGATCCAAAGGAGGGGAAACAGAACTGAAAAACCCGGAG AGAATGACTGCAGAACAACAAATCCCGTCAACAAGTCTGCAAAAACCTGCAACACGGCTACTGCACGGGCCAATGCCG CTAACGGACCAAACGTCGATGATAGGCTGAAAGCAGCccgagaaagaagagaggagcacCAGAAGTTGATCG CCTCTCGAGAGCTGGGCAGGTTGGAGCGGGAGGCGCGGGCCAGGCGTTACTACGAGCAACAACTGCAGGAACGCAAGAAGAAACTCCTGGAGCAGAGGCtcaaggaggagaggaggcgcgCTGCGGTGGAAGAGAAGCGCAAGCAGaggctgaaagaggagaaa GAGCGATATGAATCTGCCCTGCGTAGGACGATGGAGAAGAGCCAAAGGGCCCAACAAAACCTGTCTCTAAACTCAAGAGGAAGGAAGCTCACCAAATATG CTCCACGTCGCTTGCCACTGACAACATGGGAGAAGAATCTGGTCACCCGCCTCCTCACCCCCACATGCTCTTATCTGGCCAGAAGCAAGAGTGCTGCATGTCAGTCAGGAGAAGAAG TTGTCCATGTTTGTCGTCGTGCAGTTTCATTCCACTCCATgaataccaccaccaccaccaccaccaccaacaacaacaacaacagcaccactCACAAACCGCAGCACCGCTCTAACTCAGTCCACCGGAAGCCATCTGCCTCTCCCAGCTCCTACAAAAGCAAGCACGTGGTCATCAGTGTGCCTCAG ATCAAAGCAGCAGGTCAGCAAGATCCTGTCAGGAAGAGCTCAAACATTAGATCGACTGCCGTCAAAACCGGTGCAAAACCAGCTCCGCTAAGCAGAACAGCCTCCCCTTCGCCGGAGCG AAATGCCCAAAGATCAATTAGCAGACATCCAACCCCGCTGCAGATTGAGCTCCCATCTGTCCCCGAGGAAGATGTTGCCGTTTGTAGATCAGCCCTCTCTCCGGGTAACTCGAGGCCTGTCAGGACATCAGACGAAGGTCAGCGAGAGAAACCGAGGGAAGAAAATCCACCGGAGACTCCGCGTTCGAACTTGCCTGACAGTGAGAAAGAGGCTTTAACCAGAACAGCGGGAGATGGAA GTCCTTCCAAAATGCCCCCTCACTCAACTCCGCAAGTGTCTGAAGTCAGGCGGCCCTCAGCTGGGACCACGGACCCGGAGCAGGCCTCGCGTCTCCTggctgaaaggaggagagaggcccGACTACAGcgggagaaagaggagcaggagcgtctgcagagagaagaggcCGAGCG GCGTAGCCGCGAGGACCTGGAGCTCAAGAGGGCAGAGGAGCGAGCGCGACAGAATGCCGAAGCTCAGCGTCTCatagaggagaagaggagaagggaggaagaggagcacaggCGAGCTGAGGAAGAGAGGGCCGAGGCTATGAGGGAAGCCGCCCTCCTGCAGAAACAA agagaggaggagctagCCAAAGAGAGGGCGCGAGCAGAGCAGATGAAGCAGGAGCGAGAGGTACTCGCgaagaaagaggaggcagaACGCCAAGTGAGAAAAAAG cGACTTGAGGAAATCATGCGGAGAACCAGAAGGACAGATTCTCCAGATACG AAATCTGTGCCGACGAGGATCCTGGCTAACGAAGCCCAGCCAAAGGAAAACACGGTGCCTGTGCACAATGGAGCGATAGATGCCATCAAGCTCCCGGTGGGGACTAAAACCACACAGCTGGGCCTGAACAATGAGGAGGACATGGTGCCTGTCGTGGCCTTCAAAGAACGCAGGTCTCTCAGAACGCTCAGCGGCCTGGAGGAAATCCAGACGCACCAGCGAGCAG agGTCATCTGA